The sequence TTTATTAGTAAGAATGTAGATAGTAAAATTATTGGAGGGAATTTACCTATTAATTTAAATTTTTCATTATCTATTTCGCCCATTAATGTATATGTTTATTAAATGCATATAAGATAAGTTGTGGGTTAGACTTACATAAAATATTGCATGGTTGAATAATTGCGGTTCACTGAAAACAAAAGCATCTTTTGTGCCCTGATTTTATACTTGCTCTGCAAATTTTCTATAAATTCTTGCTTTCCTAGCAAGAATTTTTGACAGCGCTGTAAAGGATAAACTTTAGCATGGCCTCCTTTTTGGCCATATCAAACCTCTTGGCGCTTACACTCTCGCCATATGCGCGCTTTACAGCTGAAAAACAGGACTCGACCAACCATCGCTTGCCGTAGTCATATTTCTCATTCCAGGCTTCTTGTCCGATCTTCTCTAGCTCTCGTATGCATTTTCGCCGCAAACGGGAGCCTCTCGATTTTGGAGAGGCGCCTTTTCTAATTTTTATTATGGGTTGTATGTTATTTTCATCACAATAATCAAATATCTCCTTGTCATCGAATGCACCGTCTCCCATAAACGCTTTCATTTTAATCTTCCTAGAGTTCTCTTTGAAAAGGGCGTTGTCCCTTGAAGCGCCTTCTGCTACAACTACGTCTAAAATCTCGCCTGTCCTGACATCTATTGCAATCATTACCTTTATCCACTTCCTTTTCTTGCCGGAAATAATCTGATACCATTCACTTCTGTTTGAGGCCTTGACACCTGTGCCGTCAAATGCAACTACTCTATCCGGGTCATCAGCAACGGCTGGAAACTCAAAATTCATTTTGGCAAATCTTACCCATAGGGCCGTGTAGTCAGCAGCCTTTACGCCAGGAACATACTTTGATAAAGCTCTCAGAACTCCTTCGGTCTGTCTGTACTCTAGGCCAAAAGCAGTTTTCAAAAAAGCTGTAAACTTGATGAATGAATCGGTGTAAGCGTAGGGTCTGCCACGCTTATTCCTGTTCATTCGATTTAACTCTCTCCCCCACATGCTTAAAAAATCTAAGGATAGGTAAAATTCTCCCCTCTTAACTAAACTCTCGTTGTATTTGCTCCAGTTGCGCTGCATAAAGGGGTGGGGTTTTTATGGGGTTTAAGCTTTTCGCTTCAGTTGAGAGGAATTATTCAACAAAGCAATAAAATATAAGAATGATAAAAATAAAAATTAATTTTGATTTAGGATCTCTTTTGCTTTCTTTATTATTTCAATTGCCATGGCCTGGGAGTAATCGTCACCAAATTTAACGACTTCTTCAAGCCATTTTCTATTCTCTAGATAAAAATTTACAGTCCGGATTTTTGATTCTGCTTTATTGTTTTCCATATTTCAACCTCTAACAAATTCTCCTTTCAAAAAAGCCATCCTTTTCTTTTTCTCATTGACTTTGAATCTGTAAACGCCCTTGACTAGCTCTAGATAATCTTCCATGCTTTTCATGATCATCTTTGCCTTATCAGATGATCCTTCATTGCCAAAACACAAAAGCAAAAATCTGTACCCTTCAGCATAATTAATTGCATGCTCAATTGACATGATCATCTCAGAAATATCAATAATCCCAAAGCCGTAGAGCTCCTCTCTTGATAGCGTTGGCAGTAAATCCATCTGCCTTTTTTCCATAACATCAATACTTTTTGCCAATATTTTTTCCTCCTTACTTACTACTTACTTACTACTATACTACATACTACACTACACTACACCCCATTCAGTGGAGATCTTTTCTTTCAATTCTCCAGTGGAAATGCCAAGGCCTTTAGAAAAGTTGTTTAGGAGGCGCTCATCACTTAAGACGCTGTCGATGCCGGATTCAGAGATCTTCTTTTTTAGAAGAGGTTTAATCTTCCCTTCCCAGATTTCATTGCGCTCTTTTTCGTTTAATTGCCTTTCAACATGCTTATTTGTATTTTTAATGCCCTTATCAATCTGTATTTTCGTTTCTTTGAGATTAATCTTAGTCAATTCATCAATTTTAGCCTTTAGCCTCGTAGCTTCCAAAATAGCGCTTTCATACTGGCTTTCCAGTAATTCAAGCTCTGATTTGTTCCTTTCCGCATATTGAGTTAGGGCCTCAGTTATTGTCTCTGTAAATCCCTTAGTTGATACGGTGCAGCATCTGTTCAGAAGATCCTCAGGAAGCCATGCCTGAATCAGCCTCTTCCCATACCTCAACTGGCTTTTTCCCATACTACACCCTCTGAAAAATGGATTTTCCTGTAAGTAAAACTGGCCCTAAAAATGGCACTTTGTAAGTAACCTGTAAGTAAAATAGGCCTAAAAAAGGGGGTTTTGTAATGATGGCTGTAAGTAAAACTGGCCCTAAAAATGGCACTTTGTAAGTAACCTGTAAGTAAAATAGGGCCAAAGTGTAGTATGAAATCAATCATATTCACTCCGAAATCTTTGCTCCAACAAGTGATTCCAAGGGCAAGAGCTCCCCGACCTTCATGACATATGTGTCGCACTTGTACTGGAAAGACCCGTTCCGCTCTGTTTCCCCTTTCCTCATGAGCCTGGCCCTCTTAAGGAGTGTGTCCCTATCAATGGCCCCGGCAATAGTGAAAGTGCCTTTGAACCTGTCATGAAATACAAAAGCAAAGAGATCCTGCTCCAAAGACACCTGGCACGATGGGACGTTGACATTGAAATCAAGAGAGGGGCCGTAGTCATTTGATATCGTCTTGACATCAATCCTTTTGCCGGAAATTCTAAAGTCGCAGTTTGAATAAGGACTAAGGGATAGCCTGACGTTTAGCTCTTTTCTCAAGCAGTGAACCAGAAACTCCTCCTCACCCTCAGCGCCGTTATACCTTGAGGAAGGCATCGGCTCAAAGATTGTTGCGATGCGGCTCATGAGGCTTCGCCTAAAGGGGATTTTTCATTCTGCTCATTTTTTTCATAGGAGAAGTTTGAGTACGGCCCGGTGTTGAGGCTTAGCTCGCCGTTCTTTGAAACCCTTGCCTCGATGTTGTAAAATGAGACGAGTGATCCAATAAGATCCGTTCTTTTGAGCTGCGCCTTTGTAGAAAGGAATCTCCCGGGGATTAGTTTTCCGCTCTTTTTTGAAGTGAAGGGTTTTGTGTCGTGGCAGTTGACCCATATCTTATCCTTGCCGTCAGTTATCTCAATCCCAGTCGTCCTGAGCCTTATGGCCCCCTCCTCCTCCCTGACGTTTGAGACCCTGTTCACCGTTGCATTCAGAAAAACAATCCGGCCCTCGTCATTGATCTTTGATAGAAGACAGTCGAGAGAAACACAGTCTGGCCTTATCTTTGGCCTGGCCTTAAAACTGGATATTGGAAGGGGCTTTCCATCCCTCCAGCCGTAAGCGTATGCCAAAAGCATGGCTGCCTCTTCCGGAGACTCGTTCCTGGAGAACTTCATCTCAAGCTCAAGCTTTTTATCAAGCCATTCAGGCTCGTTCTTGTGATTTACGGCGGCATATTGCGAGAGGTAGTTTGATGCATCCTCAAAAAGATCATCCATCTTCTCTTTTGGTTTTGAGAAATTCTCAAGTGTGGTGTCAACGCCTTTCGGCTTGTTGAATGCCTCATAATACAGGAGGAGCGTAGCGCCTCCGGGGCTAACATTCTTTTCTTCACTCTTTCTTTTTACAAGCTCGGCAAACTCCTCATCGGATACGCCAAGCTTTTCAATCAATTCTTTCTTCTTTTCATCTGTCAGCAAAATCCAGACCTCCTGGATTGGCGGAGCGGAATAGATGTGTAATGGTACCTATGGACGTTTGGGGCCCACATCGTCTTACCGCTCTTTCGCCCTATAAATACGTCATATATGACGAATTTACATACCAAAAGATAAGCAAGAGAGTAAAAGATTTTCGATAGGCATATTGTATTTTCAAACATATGTAACGAAATTTTTATATATCAGGCGGCAGATTATCTATAGTGGTCCTATGGCAAAAGAGCATCAGGGGGCAAGCCTCCCAAAAGAGCTATTGAGAAGGATTGACTATATAGTCAAAGAAACTGATCTTGGTTACACCTCAAGAGCGGATTTTGTAAAAGAGGCCGTGAGGCAGAAGCTAGATGAAGTTGAAAGAAAGCTCTTGGAATTAGAGAAACTAAAAAAAGAGCTAAAGGAAAGATAAAAAGAATAGATGGGCCGATTACACTTCGGCGTCCTTTAGCTTATCAATTAAGACACCCTCAACGTTTATTATGAACGCCTCCCTGCTTTCGCAGGTCTCTGCTATCTTTAGGACTACCGCCATGCTCTTGACGTAGTTCCTGTGGTAGCCCCTTACTTTTTCTCCAAAGACGCTCTTCTGTGCCCTTAGTATTTCGCTCTTTATTCTGTCCCTTACCTCCTCCATTGTCTTGGAGTTGTCGGCTATATTTAGCGCCACGGAAGGCGCATCTATCCCACCATAAGTCCAATTGCTTGTCATCGAACTAATTTGGAATTATTGATATAATACAATTGGCCGAGAGTATATTTTTATTTTGGCCTTAAAATTAGGGCCATATGAGAAATAAAAATAGAATTAAAAATTAAAAACAATTTATTCTTTTGAACTTTTCCATCCCTTATAACCTACATATATAAGAATCACACCAAAAAAGATATCGAAAAAAGAGCTATTTCTTGATTCTTCAAATTTTAAAGCTAATAGCCCATAAGTAAGATGTAATTTCATTGATAGATCTCTTATATAGTTTGCATCTTCATTTAATAGCCAATTATTGTCCTCAATACTTCTTTTATCAGCATAAGTATTATACTCTTCTAAAACATTAGTCCTTTCGTCAAGATAAAAAAATATTCTATTGTGGTAATTGACTGTATGATATATATTTGACGATGCAGTTAAAATTCCAATAATTAAGACTATTAGAAAAATATTAGACATTTTCATATTATCCCCAATTAAGAATAATAATCATTCTATTTAAAGTTATTTTTAGGGCCAAAAGAGAGATGGCCCAATAATATTAAATTATTACTTTTAAAAAAAGGCCCGGGCAAATGGGGGTAACTGAAGCTGATATGATAGATTTGGCCGGGACAAAGATGGATAGGATAAGACAGGATAGTATCATTGTAGGTGTTATAGGCAAGGGCTAAAAGATAGAGATTAAATAGGGGCCAATGGGAATATTCTTCATTCATATCGCCGCCAATAATATATTTGGAGTTAATAATATAAAGAATTAAAAAAACATATCAAAAGATACAAACATTTAGAAAAATGAAAAGGTGTAAGGATGGGACGACCTTCTAAAAGAACAAGTGCTAGGATAGGTAGTGCCTCTGGGGGAATAGCTGCAGCTATTGTTTCAGTTTTTTTTATAGTATATGGATTGTTAGCCTTTATGAATCCAGATAAATTTACAATTTTATCCAAACTTTTTGAGTATCAAATTATAGAGAAAATTGATCCTTATCTTGGATTAGTGTTTGCTATATTAGGATTTTTGATATTATTTAAGGGGTAGCCATAATGAAAGATGAATTCACTACAAGAAAAGGAAAATATGATTTTTTTGTAGGACTTTTTTTCCTATTTCTAAGTTTAATGATTACAATAATTCTGTCTTTTGTGTATAGTTATAATGGAATATATTTAGAATATGGAGATAAATCGTATTTATTAGTAGTAATCCCAGCTTCTATTTGTGCTATTATTACTTATTTCTCATTTCGTAAAATTAGAGCTTATTGGAAAGAAGGAAAATTAGAGAAAGAAGGTAAAGAAATACTAGAAAAAATTATTGAAAATTTAGATAAATTCAAAAAATTTACGATATTGACTCAAAATAGCAGTATATACCATATTATATCTGAAAACAATAAAATCAAAAACTTGCCCTTGTTATTTCCTGAAAATTTTGTTAAATACCATATAGACGATATAGACGAGAGACTTTCTCTCCTAAATGATAAATGTGTGTATATAGATATTTCAATAGAGAATATATCTTTTTTAGTTGATGATTTCATATCAATGATAAATTCATACACACTATTAATCAATTGTTATTCGGAATACATTGATAAAAACAAAATAAATGTTGACGCCTCTATTAAGAAATTATATTTAGAAACTTTTAGATCTCCGTATAATGATTATATATCTGAATTTAATACCCTTACCACTTATATTCTAAAAAAGATTGGAAAATCTAGAACTATTCCTGCGTTAAAAGCACCACATATATTTTATTCTTGATTATAACTCAATACAATATAAAAAATCATTTACTAGCGGCGGTAAATTTTATTCTTAAAATAACATCAAGCTACATGTCACGTCATCAGTTCTTAATAGCTTAGCAATTCCCCTTCATGACAAAAGATATATCTCTTGAAATGAAAACACCTAAAAAGGCAAATTGTCTACAAGAACTAGGCTGGAAATAAATGCAATCTCAAAATTTAGTTAAAAAGGAGTTATTCAAAGAAGTTGACCCATCGTGGGACTTTAGGGGCAGCGACACCAAGTACTCCAATCACAGCTTTCATACATATCCTGCCATGATGATACCCCAAATTGCAAGAAGATTGATAGAAACTTATGGAAAAGATGCAAAGGTTTTGCTGGATCCATTCATGGGTTCTGGAACTGCAGTTTTAGAGGCTACCCTTCACAATAACTTTACTAAAGCTTATGGGATTGACATAAATCCTTTAGCTATTTTAATATCAAAAGTTAAGACAACTCCAATTAACTCTGACATATTATCAAACGAATACAAAAAACTCATAGACAAATGTGTGCAAGG comes from Methanofastidiosum sp. and encodes:
- a CDS encoding IS5 family transposase gives rise to the protein MQRNWSKYNESLVKRGEFYLSLDFLSMWGRELNRMNRNKRGRPYAYTDSFIKFTAFLKTAFGLEYRQTEGVLRALSKYVPGVKAADYTALWVRFAKMNFEFPAVADDPDRVVAFDGTGVKASNRSEWYQIISGKKRKWIKVMIAIDVRTGEILDVVVAEGASRDNALFKENSRKIKMKAFMGDGAFDDKEIFDYCDENNIQPIIKIRKGASPKSRGSRLRRKCIRELEKIGQEAWNEKYDYGKRWLVESCFSAVKRAYGESVSAKRFDMAKKEAMLKFILYSAVKNSC